A stretch of DNA from Pagrus major chromosome 22, Pma_NU_1.0:
CCACGAGCCCGCCGTGCTGTTTAACCTCAAAGAGCGTTATGCCGCCTGGATGATCTACACGTACTCCGGGCTCTTCTGCGTCACCGTCAACCCCTACAAGTGGCTTCCTGTCTATGACTCTGAGGTGGTGGCAGCCTacagagggaagaagaggacTGAGGCTCCCCCTCACATCTTCTCCATCTCTGATAACGCCTACCAGTACATGCTGACTGACAGGGAGAACCAGTCTGTCCTCATCACCGGAGAATCCGGCGCTGGGAAGACTGTCAACACCAAGAGAGTCATTCAGTACTTTGCCAGCATTGCTGCAGTCGGCAAAAGAGACACCAGCAAGGGGACACTGGAGGATCAAATCATCCAGGCAAACCCTGCGCTGGAGGCCTTCGGCAACGCCAAAACACTGAGAAACGACAACTCGTCTCGCTTTGGAAAATTCATCCGGATTCACTTTGGTACGAGCGGCAAGCTGTCGTCTGCTGACGTCGAGACGTACCTGCTGGAGAAGTCACGCGTCACCTTTCAGCTCAAGGCAGAGAGGAATTACCATATCTTCTACCAGATCCTGTCCAATCAGAAGCCAGAGCTGCTAGACATGCTGCTGATCACCAACAACCCGTACGACTACTCCTACATCTCCCAAGGAGAGGTAACGGTCGCCTCCATCAACGACTCAGAGGAGCTGATGGCTACAGACAGCGCCTTTGACGTGCTCGGCTTCACTCCAGACGAGAAGATGGGTGTCTACAAGCTGACGGGCGCCATCATGCACTACGGCAACATGAAGTTCAAACAGAAGCAGCGTGAGGAGCAGGCTGAGCCAGACGGGACGGAAGCTGCTGATAAATCAGCTTATCTCATGGGGCTGAACTCTGCTGACCTCATCAAAGGGCTGTGTCATCCCAGAGTCAAGGTAGGAAATGAATACGTCACCAAAGGACAGAGTGTGGACCAGGTCAACTACTCCCTCGGTGCTCTGGCCAAGTCAGTGTATGAAAAGATGTTCAACTGGATGGTGGTGAGAATCAACCACTCCCTGGACACCAAGCAGCATCGTCAGTACTTCATTGGAGTGCTCGACATCGCAGGATTTGAGATCTTTGATTACAACACTTTTGAGCAGCTGTGCATCAACTACACCAATGAGAAACTGCAACAGTTTTTCAACCATCACATGTTCGTTCTGGAGCAAGAAGAGTACAAAAAAGAAGGCATCGACTGGGAATTCATCGACTTTGGGATGGACTTACAGGCTTGTATTGACCTCATTGAGAAGCCGCTGGGGATCCTGTCAATTCTGGAGGAGGAGTGCATGTTTCCCAAAGCCAGCGACCAGACCTTCAAGTCCAAGCTCTATGACAATCATCTGGGCAAGAACAAGATGTTTGAAAAGCCGAGAGCAGCAAAGGGGAAAGCAGAGGCTCATTTTGCCCTGGTTCACTATGCTGGCACAGTGGACTACAACATCTCCAACTGGCTGGTCAAAAACAAAGACCCCCTGAATGAAACTGTGGTCGGTCTTTACCAGAAATCATCTCTGAAGCTTCTCAGTCTTTTGTTTTCGAGCTATGCAGGAACTGACGGTGGTGACAAAGGTGGCAAAGGAGCCAAGAAGAAGGGTTCCTCCTTCCAGACCGTGTCTGCACTCCACAGGGAGAACCTGAACAAGCTGATGAACAACCTGAAGACCACACATCCCCACTTTGTCCGCTGTCTAATCCCGAATGAGAAGAAAACTCCGGGTGTCATGGACAACTGCCTCGTTATGCACCAGCTGCGCTGTAACGGTGTCCTGGAAGGCATCCGAATCTGCAGGAAAGGTTTCCCCAACAGGGTCCTCTATGGAGACTTCAAACAGCGGTACAGGATACTGAATGCCTCTGCCATCCCTGAAGGCCAGTTCATCGACTGCAAGAAGAGTGCTGAAAAGTTACTGGGATCCCTGGATATCGACCACACTCAGTATAGGTTTGGCCACACCAAAGTCTTCTTTAAAGCCGGCCTGCTGGGAACGCTGGAGGAGATGCGAGATGAGCAACTCTCTCGAATCATCACCAGGATCCAGGCCAACGCTCGGGCGCTCCTCATGAGGGCGCAGTTCGCTAAGCTCGTGGAGCGCAGAGATGCTCTGATGGTCATTCAGTGGAACCTTCGCTCTTTCCTGGGTGTGAAGAACTGGCCATGGATGAAGCTCTTCTTCAAGATCAAGCCCCTGCTGAAGAGTGCTGAGTCAGAGAAGGAGATGGCCAACATGAAGGATGAGTTCAACAAGCTGAAAGAAGCTCTGGAAAAATCAGAAACAAGACGGAAGGAACTAGAGGAGAAAATAGTGACTCTTCTCCAAGAGAAGAATGACCTGACTATGCAgattcagtctgaacaggacaCACTGACAGATGCTGAAGAACGCTGCGAACAGCTGATAAAGAGCAAGATTCAACAGGAGGCCAAGCTGAAAGAGATGACAGAGAGactggaggatgaagaggagctgaATGCAGATCTCACAGCTAAGAAGCGGAAGCTCGAGGATGAATGCTCTGAGTTAAAGAAAGATATCGATGATCTGGAGCTGACTCTGGCCAAGGTTGAGAAAGAGAAACATGccacagaaaataaagtgaaaaaccTGACGGAGGAGATGGCCTCACAGGATGAAAACATCATGAAGCTAACCAAAGAGAAGAAGGCACTACAGGAGGCTCACCAGCAGACACTGGATGATCTTCAGAGTGAGGAAGACAAAGCAAACAGCTTGACGAAAGCCAAAGCTAAGCTGGAGCAACAGGTGGATGATCTTGAGGGCTCACTGGAgcaagagaaaaaagtcaggaTGGACCTCGAGCGTTCGAAGAGGAAGCTTGAAGGAGACCTGAAACTGACCCAGGAGAGTGTGATGGACTTAGAAAATGacaagcagcagctggaggaaaaactgaaaaagaaagacttTGAGACCATCCAAATAAGTTCAAGACTGGAGGACGAGCAGGTCGCATCGGTTcagctccagaagaagctgaaaGAAAACCAGGCGAGAATTGAGGAACTAGAAGAGGAGCTGGATGCTGAGCGAGCAGCCCGGGCCAAAGTGGAGAAGCAGCGCTCAGATCTTTCCCGTGAGCTGGAGGACATCAGTGAGCGCCTGGAGGAGGCAGGTGGAGCAACATCAGCTCAGGTGGAGCTAAATAAGAAGAGAGATACTGAATTTCAGAAGCTGCGCAGGGAACTGGAGGAATCGACCCTCCATCATGAGGCCACTGCTGCCTCCCTGAGGAAGAAACATGCTGACAGCGTCGCCGAACTGGGCGAACAGCTCGACAACCTGCAGCGTGTGAAGCAGAAGCTGGAGAAGGAAAAGAGTGAGCTGAAGCTGGAGCTGGACGACTTGTCTTCTAACATGGAGAGTGTGGTGAAGGCCAAGTCAAACATGGAGAAGATGTGCCGCACAATGGAAGACAACATGAACGAGTACAAGAGCAAACACGAGGAAGCTCAACGGACCATCAATGACTTGACGACCCAGAGGGCCAAGCTGCTCACTGAGAACGGAGAGTTTGGAcggcagctggaggagaaggagtgtCTGATATCTCAGCTGACCAGAGGAAAGAACTCGTACAACCAGCAGGTAGAAGATCTGCGCAGACAGCTGGAGGAAGAAGTCAAGGCAAAGAATGCCCTCGCTCACGCTGTACAATCTGCTCGCCACGACTGCGATTTGCTCCGAGAGCAGTTTGAAGAGGAGCAGGAAGCCAaagctgagctgcagagagctCTGTCCAAGTCCAACACAGAGGTCTCAGCATGGAGGACAAAATATGAGACTGATGGGATCCAGAGGACAGAAGAACTGGAAGAAGCAAAGAAGAAGCTAGTTCAAAGATTgcaggaggcagaggaggccaTCGAGGCCGTGAACGCAAAGTGTTCATCCCTAGAGAAGACCAAACACCGCCTCCAAAATGAGATTGAAGACTTGATGCTGGACCTGGAGAGATCCAACGCAGCGTCTGCAGCCCTGGACAAAAAGCAAAGAGCCTTTGACAAAGTCATGGCAGAGTGGAAGCAGAAGTTTGAAGAGTCACAGTGTGAGCTGGAGGCCTCTCAGAAGGAGGCTCGGTCTCTGAGCACTGAACTCTTCAAACTGAGGAACGCCTACGAGGAGTCCCTGGATCAACTGGAGAcgatgaagagagagaacaagaacCTCCAAGAGGAGATCTCTGACCTCACCGACCAGCTGGGGGAGGGCGGCAGGAGTGCTCATGAGCTGGAGAAGATCCGAAAGCAGCTGGAGCAGGAAAGGGGAGAGCTTCAGTCGGCACTGGAGGAGGCAGAAGGTTCTCTGGAGCATGAAGAGAGCAAGATCCTCAGAGCCCAGCTGGAGTTCAACCAGGTGAAGGCTGAAATGGAGCGAAAAGTGGCTGAGAAAGATGAGGAGATGGAGCAGGCGAAGAGGAACTACCAACGGATGCTGGAGTCGCTCCAGTCCTCTCTGGAGTCTGAAACCAGGAGCCGCAATGAGGCCCTGAGAGTCAAGAAGAAGATGGAAGGAGACCTCAATGAGATGGAGATCCAGCTCAGCCAAGCTAACAGGCAGGCAGCTGATGCTCAGAAACAGCTGAAGAGCCTCCAGGCATTCCTGAAGGACTCTCAGCTGCAGCTGGACGATGCACAGCATGTCAACGACGACCTGAGAGAGAACATCGCTCTCCTGGAACGAAGACACAATCTGACCCAGgctgagctggaggaggtgagggcTGCCCTCGAACAGACGGAAAGAAGTCGTAAACTGGCTGAACAGGAGCTGACTGACGCTACAGAGCGCATGCAGCTCCTGCACTCCCAGAACACCAGCCTGATCaaccagaagaagaagcatGAAGCTGACCTGCTGCACCTACAGAATGAGATGGAGGAGGCCATACAGGAGAACCGCAACGCTGAGGAGAAGGCAAAGAAGGCCATCACAGATGCAGCCATGATGgctgaggagctgaagaaggagcAGGACACCAGTGCCCATCTGGAGCGCATGAAGAAGAACATGGAGCAGACCATCAAAGACCTGCAGCACCGCCTGGACGAGGCTGAGCAGATCGCCATGAAGGGCGGTAAGAAGCAGCTCCAGAAACTGGAGGCTCGCATCA
This window harbors:
- the myh6 gene encoding myosin-6, giving the protein MGDALMAEFGKAAPYLRKSDRERLEAQTRAFDIKTECFVVDDKVEYMKGQIQKKDGGMVTVKKEDGTTVTVKEADVHPQNPPKFDKIEDMAMFTFLHEPAVLFNLKERYAAWMIYTYSGLFCVTVNPYKWLPVYDSEVVAAYRGKKRTEAPPHIFSISDNAYQYMLTDRENQSVLITGESGAGKTVNTKRVIQYFASIAAVGKRDTSKGTLEDQIIQANPALEAFGNAKTLRNDNSSRFGKFIRIHFGTSGKLSSADVETYLLEKSRVTFQLKAERNYHIFYQILSNQKPELLDMLLITNNPYDYSYISQGEVTVASINDSEELMATDSAFDVLGFTPDEKMGVYKLTGAIMHYGNMKFKQKQREEQAEPDGTEAADKSAYLMGLNSADLIKGLCHPRVKVGNEYVTKGQSVDQVNYSLGALAKSVYEKMFNWMVVRINHSLDTKQHRQYFIGVLDIAGFEIFDYNTFEQLCINYTNEKLQQFFNHHMFVLEQEEYKKEGIDWEFIDFGMDLQACIDLIEKPLGILSILEEECMFPKASDQTFKSKLYDNHLGKNKMFEKPRAAKGKAEAHFALVHYAGTVDYNISNWLVKNKDPLNETVVGLYQKSSLKLLSLLFSSYAGTDGGDKGGKGAKKKGSSFQTVSALHRENLNKLMNNLKTTHPHFVRCLIPNEKKTPGVMDNCLVMHQLRCNGVLEGIRICRKGFPNRVLYGDFKQRYRILNASAIPEGQFIDCKKSAEKLLGSLDIDHTQYRFGHTKVFFKAGLLGTLEEMRDEQLSRIITRIQANARALLMRAQFAKLVERRDALMVIQWNLRSFLGVKNWPWMKLFFKIKPLLKSAESEKEMANMKDEFNKLKEALEKSETRRKELEEKIVTLLQEKNDLTMQIQSEQDTLTDAEERCEQLIKSKIQQEAKLKEMTERLEDEEELNADLTAKKRKLEDECSELKKDIDDLELTLAKVEKEKHATENKVKNLTEEMASQDENIMKLTKEKKALQEAHQQTLDDLQSEEDKANSLTKAKAKLEQQVDDLEGSLEQEKKVRMDLERSKRKLEGDLKLTQESVMDLENDKQQLEEKLKKKDFETIQISSRLEDEQVASVQLQKKLKENQARIEELEEELDAERAARAKVEKQRSDLSRELEDISERLEEAGGATSAQVELNKKRDTEFQKLRRELEESTLHHEATAASLRKKHADSVAELGEQLDNLQRVKQKLEKEKSELKLELDDLSSNMESVVKAKSNMEKMCRTMEDNMNEYKSKHEEAQRTINDLTTQRAKLLTENGEFGRQLEEKECLISQLTRGKNSYNQQVEDLRRQLEEEVKAKNALAHAVQSARHDCDLLREQFEEEQEAKAELQRALSKSNTEVSAWRTKYETDGIQRTEELEEAKKKLVQRLQEAEEAIEAVNAKCSSLEKTKHRLQNEIEDLMLDLERSNAASAALDKKQRAFDKVMAEWKQKFEESQCELEASQKEARSLSTELFKLRNAYEESLDQLETMKRENKNLQEEISDLTDQLGEGGRSAHELEKIRKQLEQERGELQSALEEAEGSLEHEESKILRAQLEFNQVKAEMERKVAEKDEEMEQAKRNYQRMLESLQSSLESETRSRNEALRVKKKMEGDLNEMEIQLSQANRQAADAQKQLKSLQAFLKDSQLQLDDAQHVNDDLRENIALLERRHNLTQAELEEVRAALEQTERSRKLAEQELTDATERMQLLHSQNTSLINQKKKHEADLLHLQNEMEEAIQENRNAEEKAKKAITDAAMMAEELKKEQDTSAHLERMKKNMEQTIKDLQHRLDEAEQIAMKGGKKQLQKLEARIKELESELEAEQRRGTESIKGVRKYERRIKELTYQTEEDRKNMARLQDLVDKLQLKVKSYKHAAEEAEEVANGNMAKLRKLQHELEEAEERADIAESQVNKLRAKTRDGSKKGLDE